A window of the Lactuca sativa cultivar Salinas chromosome 7, Lsat_Salinas_v11, whole genome shotgun sequence genome harbors these coding sequences:
- the LOC111880691 gene encoding protease Do-like 5, chloroplastic, whose protein sequence is MKVVGCCLSILSPISSNHPRSSPSSSSSSSSAFPLHPITKRRSILFTASIVVASYLQLCPKSPSQSAIAQQLDETQQEEDRVVRLFEETSPSVVFIKDLEIINNPNNTDEVVMVDDEKAKVEGTGSGFIWDTFGHIVTNYHVVEKLATDQNGRQRCKIFLVDKNGNNLSRDGKIVGVDPSCDLAVLKVDIEGIEVKPVDIGSAQKLNVGQSCYAIGNPYGYENTLTTGVVSGLGREIPSPNGGAIRGAIQTDAAINSGNSGGPLLDSHGHVIGVNTSTFTRKGSGMSSGVNFAIPIDTVVKIVPYLIVYGTAYRDRF, encoded by the exons ATGAAGGTGGTGGGTTGCTGTCTCTCCATCCTCAGCCCCATTTCTTCTAACCATCCACGTTCAtcaccatcttcttcttcttcttcttcttctgctttTCCCCTTCACCCAATTACAAAACGTAGGTCAATACTCTTTACTGCATCAATAGTAGTGGCGTCTTATCTTCAACTATGTCCAAAATCGCCATCTCAATCTGCAATTGCCCAACAACTGGATGAAACTCAGCAGGAAGAAGATCGTGTAGTTCGTCTCTTTGAG GAAACATCACCATCTGTGGTTTTCATCAAAGACCTTGAAATCATCAATAATCCAAATAACACCGATGAAGTAGTAATGGTGGATGATGAGAAAGCAAAAGTTGAAGGGACGGGTTCAGGCTTCATTTGGGATACATTTGGTCACATT GTGACAAATTATCATGTTGTTGAAAAGTTAGCTACAGATCAAAATGGTAGACAACGTTGTAAG ATATTCTTAGTTGACAAAAATGGCAACAACTTATCTAGAGATGGAAAGATTGTTGGTGTTGATCCATCTTGTGATTTAGCTGTTCTAAAG gtTGATATTGAAGGGATTGAAGTAAAACCAGTTGATATTGGAAGTGCTCAAAAACTAAATGTGGGACAAAGTTGTTATGCTATTgggaatccttatggatatgagaATACATTAACCACTGGA GTAGTGAGTGGGTTGGGAAGAGAGATACCTTCACCAAATGGAGGTGCCATTAGAGGTGCAATTCAAACAGATGCAGCTATTAATTCAG GAAATTCAGGTGGGCCATTGCTTGATTCTCATGGCCATGTTATCGGTGTCAATACTTCAACTTTTACTAGAAAAG GGTCAGGAATGTCATCTGGTGTCAACTTTGCAATACCAATCGATACTGTGGTCAAGATTGTACCTTACTTGATTGTTTATGGAACTGCCTATAGAGACAGATTTTGA
- the LOC111880692 gene encoding uncharacterized protein LOC111880692, with protein MENTNESVEGEREGEACFEGKSDISQVKKLLFRRMLVGVSDGRFFMGAFYCMDKQGNIILQDAVEYRSTRRSSPSPMEQRGLGLILIPSSCRISCHVDCSIDEHLSLLSLQAQK; from the coding sequence ATGGAGAATACAAATGAATCAGTAGAAGGAGAACGAGAAGGAGAAGCATGTTTTGAGGGCAAATCGGACATTTCACAAGTGAAGAAACTGTTGTTTAGGCGAATGTTGGTAGGGGTAAGCGATGGGAGATTCTTCATGGGAGCATTTTACTGTATGGATAAACAAGGAAACATAATTCTTCAAGATGCTGTGGAATATCGAAGCACCAGAAGATCATCTCCTTCCCCCATGGAACAGAGAGGCCTAGGGTTGATATTAATCCCTTCATCTTGCAGAATCTCATGTCATGTTGATTGCTCCATTGATGAACACCTCTCACTCCTCTCCCTTCAAGCTCAAAAGTAA